A region of Granulicella sibirica DNA encodes the following proteins:
- a CDS encoding CoA-binding protein produces the protein MNEPEAIRAMLGTPPRSIAVIGLSADPQKPSHYVSAYMQQHGYTIYPINPSIDEVLGEKSWPSLTELVSSGIRPAIVDVFRLPKAIPAIVDEMLTLGLPNIWIQQGIVNHEAAAHAEAGGIRVVMDHCIMVEHRHL, from the coding sequence ATGAACGAGCCGGAAGCCATCCGCGCAATGCTCGGCACCCCGCCCCGTAGCATCGCCGTCATCGGCCTCTCCGCCGACCCGCAGAAGCCGAGCCACTACGTCTCCGCCTACATGCAGCAGCACGGCTACACGATCTACCCCATCAACCCATCCATCGACGAGGTGTTGGGCGAAAAATCCTGGCCCTCGCTGACGGAACTCGTCTCCTCCGGCATCAGGCCCGCCATCGTCGACGTCTTCCGCCTTCCCAAAGCCATCCCCGCCATCGTGGACGAGATGCTCACCCTCGGCCTCCCCAACATCTGGATCCAGCAGGGCATCGTCAACCACGAAGCCGCCGCCCACGCCGAAGCCGGAGGCATCCGCGTCGTCATGGACCACTGCATCATGGTCGAGCACCGCCACCTGTAA
- a CDS encoding protein-disulfide reductase DsbD family protein: protein MTCARSNSILLALLILLSGTLPAPAQLNVVGDGGPGPVKAQHLTAELTTLSPSINPGGTLQAGLVLTLEEHWHVYWRNAGDSGQPPHITWTLPPGITASPLQFPAPSRLPLGPLMDFGYEDTAAFPITLTADKTVKPGPIHLDAKVDWLVCSQTCIPGRAHLGLNLTAVTTPIPTPAPVGALGTALTLLPSVLPPTMQYSILGGKKDFVLTLITNKKVDDAEFYPYEADQIDNAADQDLTLIPGGFQLRIPRSTDTQTHQLTTPALPKEMRGVIKLSDKESYDVTAPVVPGEVPIAPGKGTQASGVTIPVAIGLAFLGGIILNLMPCVFPVLFLKGLALVQSSSEERSRLRAHGLVYTLGILVSFWIIVAALLILRAGGSQAGWGFQLQSPTFIAILALGLFFFALSLAGQFDLGLSLTSVGGDLAKKQGYTGSFFTGVLATIVATPCTAPLMGAAIGFALAQPAGITFAVFTALGLGLAVPYLALSFQPAWIKILPKPGAWMETLKQLTSVPLFATVAWLLWVYGNLYASPTNPSLGVNRESDLLLSLLLLAIAGWALARWPAQLKSTITAVVLGALAIAFPLYQPKDTSLTWLPYTTQTVADARAAGKPVFIDFTAAWCLSCQVNERVVLRSAEVQKQLADRKVTLIRADWTQYDPAITKELAALNRSGVPTYVIYPTANEAAADVLPEVLTKGVVLDAIDKDTK, encoded by the coding sequence ATGACGTGCGCCCGTTCCAACTCGATCCTGCTGGCACTCCTGATCCTCCTCAGCGGCACTCTCCCCGCTCCCGCTCAGCTCAACGTGGTGGGCGACGGCGGCCCCGGCCCCGTCAAGGCGCAGCACCTCACGGCTGAGCTCACAACCCTCTCGCCGAGCATCAACCCCGGCGGAACCCTCCAGGCGGGCCTCGTCCTCACGCTCGAAGAGCACTGGCACGTCTACTGGCGCAACGCCGGCGACTCCGGCCAGCCGCCCCACATCACCTGGACCCTCCCCCCCGGCATCACCGCCAGCCCCCTGCAATTCCCCGCGCCCTCGCGCCTCCCGCTCGGCCCGCTCATGGACTTCGGCTACGAAGATACCGCCGCATTCCCCATCACCCTCACCGCTGATAAGACCGTCAAGCCCGGTCCCATCCATCTCGATGCCAAGGTCGACTGGCTCGTCTGCTCCCAGACCTGCATCCCCGGCCGCGCGCATCTCGGCCTGAACCTCACCGCCGTCACCACCCCCATCCCCACGCCAGCCCCCGTAGGAGCCCTCGGCACCGCACTGACGCTCCTGCCCTCCGTCCTCCCGCCGACCATGCAGTACTCCATCCTCGGCGGCAAGAAAGACTTCGTCCTCACCCTCATCACCAACAAGAAGGTCGACGACGCCGAGTTCTACCCCTACGAGGCCGACCAGATCGACAACGCCGCCGACCAGGACCTCACCCTGATCCCCGGTGGCTTCCAGCTCCGCATCCCCCGCTCCACCGACACCCAGACCCACCAGCTAACAACCCCCGCCCTGCCCAAAGAGATGCGCGGCGTCATCAAGCTCTCCGACAAGGAGTCCTACGACGTCACCGCTCCCGTAGTCCCCGGCGAAGTGCCCATCGCCCCCGGCAAAGGAACCCAGGCCAGCGGCGTCACCATCCCCGTAGCCATCGGCCTCGCCTTCCTCGGCGGCATCATCCTCAACCTGATGCCCTGTGTCTTCCCGGTCCTGTTCTTGAAGGGGCTCGCCTTAGTCCAGTCCTCGAGCGAAGAGCGCTCCCGCCTCCGCGCCCACGGCCTCGTCTACACCCTCGGCATCCTCGTCTCCTTCTGGATCATCGTCGCCGCCCTCCTCATCCTGCGCGCCGGCGGCAGCCAGGCCGGATGGGGCTTCCAGCTCCAGTCCCCGACCTTCATCGCCATCCTCGCGCTCGGCCTCTTCTTCTTCGCCTTATCGCTCGCCGGCCAGTTCGACCTCGGCCTGTCCCTCACCAGCGTCGGCGGCGACCTCGCCAAAAAGCAGGGCTACACCGGCAGCTTCTTCACCGGAGTCCTCGCCACCATCGTCGCCACCCCATGCACCGCGCCGCTCATGGGAGCAGCCATCGGCTTCGCCCTCGCCCAACCGGCCGGAATCACCTTCGCCGTCTTCACCGCGTTAGGCCTCGGCCTCGCCGTCCCCTATCTCGCCCTGAGCTTCCAACCCGCCTGGATCAAGATCCTCCCCAAGCCCGGCGCCTGGATGGAGACCCTCAAGCAACTCACCTCCGTCCCCCTCTTCGCGACCGTCGCCTGGCTCCTCTGGGTCTACGGCAACCTCTACGCCTCGCCCACCAACCCCAGCCTCGGCGTCAACCGCGAGTCGGATCTTCTCCTGAGCCTCCTGCTCCTGGCCATCGCCGGCTGGGCTCTCGCCCGCTGGCCCGCCCAGCTCAAGAGCACCATCACCGCCGTCGTCCTCGGTGCTCTGGCGATCGCCTTCCCGCTGTATCAACCCAAGGACACAAGCCTCACCTGGCTCCCCTACACCACGCAGACCGTCGCCGACGCTCGCGCCGCCGGCAAGCCCGTGTTCATCGACTTCACCGCCGCCTGGTGCCTCTCCTGCCAGGTCAACGAGCGCGTCGTCCTCCGCTCCGCCGAGGTCCAGAAGCAACTAGCCGACCGCAAGGTCACCCTCATCCGCGCCGACTGGACCCAGTACGACCCCGCCATCACCAAAGAGCTCGCCGCACTCAACCGCTCCGGCGTCCCCACGTACGTGATCTACCCCACGGCCAATGAAGCCGCCGCCGACGTCCTCCCCGAGGTCCTCACCAAGGGTGTTGTACTCGATGCCATCGACAAGGACACGAAGTAA
- a CDS encoding MFS transporter, producing the protein MAKTVVFLRRIFRAFQYRDFRIMWLGACVSTIGTFVQQFAQSWLVYDLTKDPFYLGLDLFLGQLPFMLFSLVGGVFADRLDRKKMLLCSQVIQMVCAFALALLFFLHVVKVWHILTLSFLVGVGQSFGGPAYSALLPTLVGPEDLANAISMNSIQFNLARIIGPTIGGLAYTALGATWCFTLNGISYLAVIVSLVVIKVKFVPAKTQNSVMKSMHEGIRFIREREGLTALVVLAFCTTLFGFSLSGFLPVIVRTIFHKGPETYELLLVCSGAGSICGALIVAAMERLKGQGRIALMTLSGLGLATAGFAFSRWLPLSCVLIFLSGMMVMASASLMISLVQLIVADSMRGRVMSVYNLAFRAGIPLGALVMGKMIPWWGVSKAVSGFGLALVGVAVYFFIVLKNTGTFRKLA; encoded by the coding sequence GTGGCTAAGACCGTGGTTTTCTTACGCCGGATCTTTCGTGCATTCCAGTATCGTGACTTCCGCATCATGTGGCTGGGAGCGTGTGTCTCCACGATCGGCACCTTTGTGCAGCAGTTCGCGCAGAGCTGGCTGGTCTATGACCTGACGAAAGACCCGTTTTACCTCGGGCTCGATCTCTTTCTCGGACAGCTTCCCTTTATGTTGTTTTCGCTTGTCGGGGGCGTGTTTGCCGACCGCCTCGACAGGAAGAAGATGCTGCTCTGTTCGCAGGTCATCCAGATGGTCTGCGCGTTCGCGCTGGCGCTGCTCTTCTTCCTGCACGTGGTGAAGGTGTGGCACATCCTCACGCTTTCGTTCCTGGTTGGGGTGGGGCAGTCGTTTGGCGGACCGGCTTACTCGGCGCTGTTGCCTACGCTGGTTGGGCCTGAGGATCTGGCGAACGCGATCTCGATGAACTCGATCCAGTTCAACCTGGCGCGGATTATCGGGCCGACGATTGGCGGGCTGGCGTATACGGCGCTCGGGGCGACGTGGTGCTTTACGCTGAACGGGATCTCTTATCTTGCGGTGATTGTGTCGCTGGTCGTGATCAAGGTGAAGTTCGTTCCGGCGAAGACGCAGAACTCCGTGATGAAGAGCATGCATGAAGGGATACGGTTCATCCGGGAGCGCGAGGGACTGACTGCGCTGGTGGTTCTGGCGTTCTGCACGACTCTGTTTGGGTTTTCGCTGTCGGGGTTTCTGCCGGTGATCGTGCGGACGATCTTTCACAAGGGGCCGGAGACGTATGAGCTTCTGCTGGTGTGCTCGGGAGCTGGATCGATCTGTGGGGCGCTGATTGTGGCAGCTATGGAACGGCTTAAGGGACAGGGGCGGATCGCGCTGATGACGTTGTCGGGGCTTGGGCTGGCGACGGCCGGGTTCGCGTTCTCGCGGTGGCTGCCGCTCTCGTGCGTGCTGATCTTTCTGAGCGGGATGATGGTGATGGCTTCGGCTTCGCTGATGATTTCGCTGGTGCAGTTGATCGTCGCGGACTCGATGCGCGGGCGCGTGATGAGCGTGTACAACCTTGCGTTCCGGGCGGGGATTCCGCTGGGGGCGCTGGTGATGGGGAAGATGATTCCCTGGTGGGGCGTGTCGAAAGCGGTGTCGGGGTTTGGGCTGGCGCTGGTGGGCGTGGCGGTTTATTTCTTTATCGTGCTGAAGAACACGGGTACGTTCCGGAAGCTTGCCTGA
- a CDS encoding cytochrome-c peroxidase: MSRITFLSAILTFSLVAVGCNGPGRERGAAVPVSAVSAATADPVALLGRSLFFDPSLSASGKLSCASCHDPGHAYAPANTLSVQRGGAEMKSAIFRAVPSLSYVLGRTPNWHQERASSFVERLEENDNPPFGGFGWDGRFKTLGEQAAFPLLSPEEMANAGASAVLEKLKGTDYAARIRKTFGDEALRDPDAAMAAVGKALERFELTDASFHPYSSKFDAVLDGKAAFSEAEARGERLFNDPARGNCASCHTSARGADGSHPLFTNFQFEALGVPRNGTLGANKDSTFYDLGLCGPLRKDQSATEAYCGMFKTPTLRNVATRGAFFHNGRFHTLREALEFYVERDTNPEKFYPRGKGGAVDRFDDLPAKYRANVDIVDLPLTKHRGETPVWSERNIDDVMAFLQTLTDGYGQ, encoded by the coding sequence ATGTCTCGAATTACATTTCTCTCGGCGATTCTTACGTTTTCTCTTGTGGCTGTCGGCTGCAACGGGCCTGGGCGCGAGCGGGGCGCGGCTGTTCCAGTGTCGGCGGTGTCGGCTGCGACGGCTGATCCTGTTGCTTTGCTTGGGCGTTCTCTTTTCTTCGACCCTTCTCTGTCGGCTTCGGGAAAGCTCTCATGCGCTTCGTGCCATGATCCGGGACATGCTTATGCTCCGGCTAACACGCTGTCGGTGCAGCGTGGTGGAGCCGAGATGAAGAGCGCCATCTTTCGTGCGGTTCCTTCGTTGAGCTATGTGCTTGGGCGCACGCCGAACTGGCACCAGGAGCGGGCGAGTTCGTTCGTGGAACGGCTGGAGGAGAACGATAATCCGCCTTTCGGCGGGTTTGGGTGGGATGGGCGGTTCAAGACCCTGGGAGAGCAGGCGGCGTTTCCGCTGCTTTCGCCGGAGGAGATGGCGAACGCGGGGGCTTCGGCCGTTCTGGAAAAGCTGAAAGGCACGGACTACGCTGCGCGGATTCGGAAGACGTTTGGGGATGAGGCGTTGCGCGATCCGGATGCGGCGATGGCAGCGGTTGGGAAGGCTTTGGAGCGCTTCGAGCTGACAGATGCGAGCTTTCATCCCTACTCGAGCAAGTTCGATGCGGTGCTCGATGGGAAAGCGGCGTTCTCGGAGGCGGAGGCGCGTGGGGAGCGGCTGTTCAACGATCCGGCGCGGGGGAACTGCGCTTCGTGCCACACGAGCGCAAGAGGCGCGGACGGGTCGCATCCGCTCTTCACCAACTTTCAGTTCGAGGCGCTTGGCGTGCCTCGGAATGGGACGCTTGGGGCGAATAAGGACTCCACCTTTTATGATTTGGGACTTTGTGGGCCACTGCGCAAGGATCAGTCGGCGACCGAGGCGTACTGCGGGATGTTCAAGACGCCTACGCTTCGCAACGTGGCTACGCGGGGGGCCTTCTTTCACAATGGCCGGTTCCATACGCTGCGGGAGGCGTTGGAGTTTTATGTGGAGCGGGATACGAATCCGGAGAAGTTTTACCCACGCGGGAAGGGCGGGGCGGTCGACAGGTTCGACGATCTGCCGGCGAAGTATCGGGCGAATGTGGATATTGTCGATCTTCCGCTGACGAAGCATCGGGGCGAGACGCCGGTGTGGTCTGAGCGGAATATCGATGATGTGATGGCGTTTCTGCAGACGCTTACGGATGGGTATGGGCAGTGA
- a CDS encoding alkaline phosphatase family protein — translation MPGQLGKQKKLKLMLSLGGAVALVVAMVACAGSITPVATTTTASSTAIAGGKIKHVFVITLENENYSTTFGATTKSPYLATTLTAKGALLTQYFGTGHVSLDNYISMMSGQAGTPQTISDCNTFADYKLTGTTADGQSMGTGCVYPATVLTLADQVKAAGFTWKGYMGDMGNDPSRESATCGHPALNATDLTQIAEAPSATVPAGDQYATRHNPFMYFHSIIDSSDCATHVVNLNNNLQTDLGSLSTTANFTFITPSLCDDGHDAPCVDGRPGGLTSADAFLQKWIPIIQASPAYADGLIIINFDESGAASTSVDASGNINVVETGAVCCNQQPGPNLAAYPMSQTFPYKGAGYNLTYQNYGGDVTGAVLLSPFIKGGTVSNTPYNHYSLLRSIEDIFGITTHLGYAGQTGLVSMGTDIFNNVQ, via the coding sequence ATGCCTGGACAACTTGGGAAACAGAAGAAGCTAAAGCTGATGCTTTCGCTTGGGGGCGCTGTCGCGCTTGTGGTGGCCATGGTGGCATGCGCGGGTAGCATTACGCCGGTCGCGACAACGACGACGGCTTCGAGCACCGCGATTGCCGGCGGGAAGATCAAGCATGTATTCGTGATCACGCTTGAGAATGAGAACTACTCCACCACCTTCGGTGCGACTACGAAGTCGCCCTACCTGGCTACGACGCTGACGGCGAAGGGTGCGCTGCTGACGCAGTACTTCGGCACGGGGCATGTGAGCCTGGATAACTATATTTCGATGATGAGCGGGCAGGCGGGAACTCCTCAGACGATCTCGGACTGCAATACGTTCGCGGACTATAAGCTCACCGGGACGACGGCGGATGGACAGTCGATGGGCACGGGCTGCGTTTATCCGGCGACCGTGCTGACGCTGGCCGACCAGGTGAAGGCTGCCGGGTTTACCTGGAAGGGATACATGGGCGATATGGGCAACGATCCATCGCGTGAGAGCGCGACGTGCGGTCACCCGGCACTGAACGCGACCGATCTGACCCAGATTGCCGAGGCTCCGAGCGCCACGGTGCCCGCGGGCGACCAGTATGCGACGCGGCATAATCCGTTCATGTACTTCCACTCGATCATCGATTCGAGCGACTGCGCGACGCACGTTGTGAACCTGAACAACAACCTGCAGACGGACCTGGGGTCGCTGTCTACCACGGCGAACTTTACGTTCATCACGCCGAGCCTGTGCGACGACGGCCACGATGCGCCTTGCGTCGATGGGCGGCCGGGCGGGTTGACGTCGGCGGATGCCTTCCTGCAGAAGTGGATTCCGATTATCCAGGCTTCGCCGGCGTATGCCGATGGGCTGATCATCATCAACTTCGATGAGAGCGGCGCGGCGAGTACAAGCGTGGACGCTTCGGGCAATATCAACGTGGTGGAGACGGGTGCGGTGTGCTGCAACCAGCAGCCCGGTCCGAACCTTGCCGCTTACCCGATGAGCCAGACCTTTCCGTACAAGGGCGCGGGTTACAACCTGACCTACCAGAACTATGGCGGCGATGTGACCGGCGCGGTGCTTCTATCTCCGTTCATCAAGGGTGGAACGGTATCGAATACGCCGTATAACCACTATTCGCTGCTGCGTTCGATCGAGGATATCTTCGGGATCACGACGCACCTTGGCTACGCGGGACAGACCGGGCTGGTGAGCATGGGAACGGATATCTTCAACAACGTGCAGTAA
- the ychF gene encoding redox-regulated ATPase YchF, translating into MPLNCGIVGLPNVGKSTIFNALTSAKAQAANYPFCTIDPNTGVVTVPDARLDKISSMVKPDRTVPTTMEFIDIAGLVEGASKGEGLGNQFLGHIRSTDAVLHVVRCFADPEVIHVAGGVNPLHDIDIINTELLLADLDTVEKRYGKIERVLKSTSDNKIKTEGAALEKLLEALRDGRAARTVELSEEEKPWTRDLHLITAKPMLYVANVDEDGLLGENPWVAAVEGRAKEDGSEIVRICGSMESEIAQLEVSERAEFLEGMGLEEPGLNRLIHQSYKLLDLITYFTAGVQEVRAWTIRRGTKAPGAAGVIHSDFEKGFIKADCYHCEDLFRLGSEQAVKEKGLLRSEGKEYIVKDGDILFFKFNV; encoded by the coding sequence ATGCCTTTGAATTGCGGAATCGTTGGGCTTCCCAACGTTGGGAAGAGCACTATTTTCAATGCGCTGACATCAGCCAAAGCGCAGGCGGCGAATTACCCGTTTTGCACGATCGATCCGAATACTGGCGTTGTGACGGTGCCGGATGCGCGGCTGGATAAGATCTCGTCGATGGTGAAGCCGGATCGGACGGTTCCGACGACGATGGAGTTCATCGACATTGCTGGTCTGGTCGAGGGCGCGAGCAAGGGTGAAGGACTTGGCAACCAGTTTCTGGGGCATATCCGTTCGACCGATGCTGTGCTGCATGTCGTGCGGTGCTTTGCCGATCCGGAGGTGATTCACGTTGCGGGTGGCGTGAATCCGCTGCATGACATCGACATCATCAATACCGAGTTGCTGCTCGCGGATTTAGATACGGTTGAGAAGCGCTATGGAAAGATCGAGCGGGTGCTGAAGTCCACTTCGGACAACAAGATCAAGACCGAAGGCGCGGCGCTCGAGAAGCTGCTGGAAGCGCTTCGGGATGGGCGGGCGGCGAGGACTGTCGAGCTTTCCGAGGAAGAGAAGCCCTGGACGCGCGATCTGCATTTGATCACCGCGAAGCCTATGCTCTATGTCGCCAATGTGGATGAGGACGGGCTTCTTGGCGAGAATCCGTGGGTTGCCGCAGTTGAAGGCCGCGCAAAGGAAGATGGAAGCGAGATCGTTCGCATCTGCGGTTCGATGGAATCGGAGATCGCGCAGCTTGAAGTGAGCGAGCGGGCCGAGTTTCTTGAAGGCATGGGACTCGAGGAGCCAGGATTGAACCGGCTGATTCACCAGTCGTACAAACTGCTCGACCTGATCACCTACTTCACGGCTGGCGTTCAGGAGGTTCGGGCGTGGACGATTCGTCGTGGGACGAAGGCTCCTGGCGCTGCGGGCGTGATTCACTCGGACTTCGAGAAGGGGTTCATCAAGGCCGACTGCTATCACTGCGAGGATCTGTTCCGGCTTGGGAGCGAGCAGGCAGTGAAAGAGAAGGGTCTCCTTCGGTCGGAAGGCAAGGAATACATCGTGAAGGATGGCGATATTCTCTTCTTCAAGTTCAACGTTTAG
- a CDS encoding cupin domain-containing protein: protein MPAIITPMENLRFDLTQIAASFPDQADTMLLDTYLTDSPSASARVFRVYRGAPAHYHQNCDEHLYVLSGRGTFWMGDPANEAPFAPGHLLVFQRNTIHAMPQILEQPVVFLALDTPRRDPKDVIFVNPDEGSPETFIRKKT from the coding sequence ATGCCCGCTATCATCACACCCATGGAGAACCTCCGCTTCGACCTCACCCAGATCGCCGCTTCCTTCCCCGACCAAGCCGACACGATGCTCCTCGACACCTACCTGACCGATTCGCCCTCAGCCAGCGCCCGCGTCTTCCGCGTCTATCGCGGAGCTCCAGCGCATTACCACCAGAACTGCGACGAGCATCTCTACGTCCTCTCCGGCCGAGGAACCTTCTGGATGGGCGATCCGGCGAACGAAGCACCCTTCGCTCCCGGTCATCTCCTGGTCTTCCAGCGCAACACCATCCACGCGATGCCGCAGATCCTCGAGCAGCCCGTAGTCTTCCTGGCCCTCGACACGCCGAGACGCGACCCGAAGGACGTCATCTTCGTCAACCCGGACGAAGGCTCACCCGAGACCTTCATCCGGAAGAAGACCTGA
- a CDS encoding YeiH family protein has translation MATSSALPLPVRKDRDDVNENGILGLIPGIALLAVVGYAGKFIEQSIAQYGKAHHLVLPNVEYVLWAILIGVVIANTVGLPKIFRAGVATYEFWLKAGIILLGARFILGDILHLSGISFVLIFLELAMALTFMTFLGRGFKLSPKLISLLAVGSSVCGVSAIIATQGAIEADEEDSSVAIAAILALGAISLVFFPLVGHTLHMSDHAYGLWTGLAVDNTAEATAAGALYSDAAGKFAVLAKTCRNACIGFVVLGYALYWARKGQAKEIENKGAFLWKKFPKFVLGFLFISFVATIGTLDPKVFPSLAGLIPYGFTKAQIVALGNLSRWAFLLTFAGVGLRTSFADLKKQGFKPFVVGAIGEIAIAAITLVLVLAADHYHHL, from the coding sequence ATGGCTACAAGTTCCGCGCTTCCGCTTCCGGTTAGGAAAGACCGCGATGACGTCAACGAAAACGGCATTCTCGGGTTGATTCCCGGTATCGCGCTTCTCGCCGTTGTCGGCTACGCGGGCAAGTTCATCGAGCAGTCGATTGCACAGTATGGCAAGGCACATCACCTTGTGCTGCCGAATGTCGAGTACGTGCTTTGGGCGATCCTGATTGGCGTCGTCATTGCGAATACGGTTGGGCTGCCGAAGATCTTTCGCGCGGGCGTCGCCACGTACGAGTTCTGGCTGAAGGCTGGGATCATCCTGCTTGGGGCTCGGTTCATCCTCGGCGACATCCTGCACCTGAGCGGGATCTCGTTTGTGCTGATCTTCCTTGAGCTTGCGATGGCGCTGACGTTCATGACCTTCCTTGGACGTGGATTTAAGCTGTCGCCGAAGCTAATCTCGCTGCTTGCGGTTGGATCGAGCGTCTGCGGCGTCTCGGCAATCATCGCGACGCAGGGTGCGATCGAGGCGGATGAAGAGGATTCGTCTGTGGCGATTGCGGCGATCCTTGCGCTTGGAGCGATCTCACTGGTGTTCTTCCCTCTTGTCGGCCACACGCTGCATATGTCGGATCATGCGTATGGACTTTGGACGGGGCTTGCGGTCGATAATACGGCTGAGGCTACGGCCGCGGGTGCGCTGTACTCGGATGCGGCGGGCAAGTTCGCGGTGCTCGCGAAGACTTGCAGGAATGCGTGCATCGGCTTTGTGGTGCTTGGCTATGCGCTCTACTGGGCGCGCAAGGGGCAGGCGAAGGAGATCGAGAACAAAGGTGCGTTCCTCTGGAAGAAGTTCCCGAAGTTCGTGCTTGGATTCCTGTTCATCTCGTTCGTGGCTACAATCGGCACACTTGATCCGAAGGTGTTTCCATCACTCGCTGGACTGATTCCGTATGGGTTTACCAAGGCTCAGATCGTGGCGCTTGGGAACCTGAGCCGATGGGCGTTTCTACTGACCTTCGCTGGCGTTGGTCTGAGGACGAGCTTTGCCGATCTGAAGAAGCAGGGCTTCAAGCCGTTTGTAGTGGGAGCGATTGGTGAGATTGCGATTGCCGCGATCACGCTTGTGCTTGTGCTGGCCGCGGATCACTACCATCACCTTTAA
- a CDS encoding DUF2199 domain-containing protein: MGSELATGFDCDVCGQHHEVLPLSYSVKAPAAMLAIPDTDWNERVMMTPDQCVIDGNTFYLRGRIPVPVIGLEEPFIWGVWAEVGPKDFLRANELWNTPGRESEAPFRGYLDTNVFLFGNTMNLEVWVQTQIVGHRPHFAIANEQHPLAIEQRDGITMERVVEIAEMVLHAGEPEA; encoded by the coding sequence ATGGGCAGTGAGTTAGCGACGGGATTCGATTGTGACGTGTGCGGACAGCATCATGAGGTATTGCCTCTGAGCTACAGTGTGAAGGCTCCTGCAGCGATGCTGGCAATTCCGGACACGGACTGGAACGAACGGGTGATGATGACGCCGGATCAATGCGTGATTGATGGGAATACGTTCTACCTGCGGGGGAGGATTCCGGTGCCAGTGATCGGGCTCGAGGAGCCGTTTATCTGGGGCGTTTGGGCTGAGGTCGGACCGAAGGATTTCCTGCGGGCGAACGAGCTTTGGAATACGCCTGGGCGCGAATCGGAGGCGCCGTTTCGGGGATACCTCGATACGAATGTCTTCCTGTTCGGGAATACGATGAACCTCGAGGTCTGGGTGCAGACGCAGATCGTTGGGCATCGACCGCACTTTGCCATTGCGAATGAACAGCATCCGCTGGCTATCGAACAGAGGGACGGGATCACGATGGAACGCGTGGTCGAGATCGCGGAGATGGTGCTGCACGCGGGGGAGCCCGAAGCGTAG